Below is a genomic region from Ciona intestinalis chromosome 14, KH, whole genome shotgun sequence.
ACCTTTTCTCTAACATTTGCTGGAGAGAATGTGCCAGAATTATCCCTTGGATTTGAATTCCAGTGAAGAATAACTTCTTCAGATAAAACATCGTTTTCATACAAAAACATCAAAACCTGTTACATATCAGATCAGTAAATACACATGCTGTCAAAGTCAAACCTATGAACTTaaggtgtaacggtcacgccttttacccaaaacgttattttttttttctgtttttatgaataagcgtgttttaaagctgttgttttaccgttgcTACCCATtatttcgcttttgtaaagtttttcgTTCTTCGTTACCATGGTCGAAAAGACgaaatcaattttatttatttattcaattaacaGAGCTTAACTTGGTGGTACTACACTTAAATGTTAGCCATATGTTACAATCAAAAATCTCAAAAATAGATCACACAAAGTCACACACAcgtagtaactcataagcgggcactcATGAAAACTTGTGTTGTAAATATTGCCCTACCACGCAaggaaaataagttatatttattcaaatacagaataaaacacaaatagaaGAAATGCTTTACCTTTACAAGGCAGTTCATGGTAGCTTCACTATTTAATGCAAAGCCTTCTAGAGAATATATGCAATCTAACTGAGATGAACCGTTCTTGTTGTAGTTTAACAGAAGTGGTACATAATGTGTTAAAATCTGAATAAAACAtctgatttaaatttttttaaagatttaagtttttaaaataaaaacataagaaTTGGAGGTGCCTgaaacaccggtgttataacaactgtcgttgccgcAACATGccagggtaaataagttacaattcatttattcagaAGACTATCTGCTCCAGTGGCATGGGATATTTATTTAGACTGTAgttggtaaaaaaatcaagttaccATTTTTAAGTTGGTGAAATACTGCGTTGGGTCGTTTGCAGTTTTCTCAGTAGCAATTTCCAGCAGGGACTTGGTGACTGTTTGAACTACATCTTTCACTGACATGTTGTATGCATACTTTGAAGAATTGATCTGGAAAtaatgaatgtgaatgaaatgaatgaatgtaattggatttatcctggcatggcggggcaacgccagtcgtaataacacgggtgttctggttcatacacctcgtgctagcttatgagttaccatgtatgttactttgtgggtgattatttttaggaaatttattttattttttatgtattgctgataatttggacaactcattagcgaccactgggttggagcaattgccattaagtgtcttgcccaaggacacatacgccaacaatggtagcaacgacgagccttaaacaaATTACTTCTGGGTTGGAGGCAGACCTGCTAACCATTTTTCTTAAGGCACcagacaaaattaaactaaactaattgaaaaaattgggaaaaatcaaaataaactgtatttttacctCCAAAACTAAATTATCGGATTGAATATTTTCTTCTATGCCGCCACACAAACTTTCTTTTACTTCCCTTTGGAAAGCTGGAAAATATAAGTTGAAAAaggttttcaaattattaaatgttaCTGCCCATAAACTGATACTGAATGCACACCATGGAACCTGAAAAATTTAGATAAGAGATGGTGTATTTCCAGTGTTTTTggcattattttttatatggttTAAATCTACAGTAAAGCATACCATGGGACTTGGGATCTAAATTCAAGTTAGCCCATTACTATGTGTTTTTGTCAGTTTTTTCATACGGATTATGTCCTTTAGTAAAGAATGGACCTAAAATTAAGCCCAGATTTAAAACCTTACTGGTTAAGTCGTCATCCATAATTGGATCTTGTTCATCCTCATCTGCAGAGTCCATGGAAGATGTTTCGCTCTCTGATCCATCTACATCCAAAAGATGATCCTGCAGCTTCTTGTTGTGCTCTTGGAGCGATAAACCTGTGAAAAGATatacatagtactgtggggtaagatgggatacctttagcatataatatctaaatatcctgatcgtgttttaaacaattaacagcgttCTTTTAAGAGTCTGAtgatactgttttaaaattctttggttgttctttgtttatttacgaAATGGTACAGAAAAAGGTACAAAAAGGTACAAAAGATGTACGTAGTACTGTGggtgtaagatgggatacctttaacacctaatatctaaatatcctgatcatgttttaaacaattaacaacgttcttttaagAGTCTGAtgatactgttttaaaattctttggttgttctttgtttatttttgaaatggtacagaaaaatgtacaaaaacatgtcccattttaccaccctactatatataaacataatacatataaagttaagttatacatatatatgtgtgtgtttacCACACAGGgcttgaaaataaagttactttaATAGTGCTTTCAAAATGTAAGATTTAGATTTTCGACCAACACAAATGCTATGGCCTATGTCATACAGTaaagccatcttaccccacatttgAAGCACCAAAGACGCATCACTTCCTGTCTCACTTCCATTATCTTTTTCCCACACATACCCTTTCCCTTGGTCCCCAAGCTGAGCAATGTCATATGGTTTTACTTCCTAAAGAGTTAGGAATAAATTACAGTcactgaaaattaaaaattagttttgatTTGTAAGGTACAGTAGTTAATTAGTTTTGATTTGTAAGGTACAATAGCTAAAAACTACCTTTGAAAggtagtttttaatttaaaaagtagatACTTTGTAATACATGTAGGTATGGTCCTAAGTAAAAATCAGTAGataggtatatatagtaggataggggaagacgggacacctcttcattcaattttcttgtccctctatgtaactttgtgggtaattatttttgaaatttttttgtatattgcctacagtttagacaacccagAAGGAACAACTGGGTTAATTGAGGAAATTTACAGTTATTTTGTACTATATGAGACAGTTTAGACAAAGATTTTTAGTTATTAATGCTATTAGTTGGTACCTCTGGTTCACCATCATCAAAATCATCAGTGGTGGAAGATAGATGAACTACAGTGCCAGATTCAAGGTCAATTTTAGGCCCGACATGTACCTGAAACATATggaaaaatgaatgtaactttattagtcgttgtaacatgggtgctctgttttatacacctctgttttatacagcttatgagttaccacatatgtaactttgtgagtgattgtttttcctGCATAGTTGGGTAGGGGAAGACAAGACACCTTTACcaaataacatccaaatatcctgttcgtgttttaaacaattaacaacggtctatgggaattgtaaggatacggatttataactcattaaatattctttgtttaccaccaaatgggacgagaaattataataaaagggtttcacatcttccccgaccctactatatatacaacttaCACTATCGCATAAAACACATCCTTGGTTGACCATAACACCACTATACACTTGAACTGAGTCGCAGATGAAAGATTTAGTGATAGTGGATTGGCAACCAATTTTAACACCATCCCAAATGTAGGAACCTGAAATTACAAAGGCAATGTTTAATACTGGACCTAAAGATTTTAATTATTGGAAAATAGGTAAaaatagtactgtagggtaagatgaatagTTTGAGcaaataatattacattttttccaattaaaaaaggaaatgtTTAATATGAGCTaggattttaaatgtttaaaaattaaggaaaatagtactgtggggtaagatggataattttaacaaataatttccatttttgctaaccgtgtttttaacaattaccaaaagtcgtgaggatatggctATATAGTTCTATAATTATTcgttgtttaataccaaactcaataataaatttaaaaaagattcaTCAATGATTTGTTTTAAGAAAGACTACCCAAACAAAATGGTATATAATAAGTCCTACTAAAAACAgtgaatttaaatacaaatttgtCCAAATTGCGGGCCTTCGATCCAGCAGGCAAAATTCGTATCATctttaaagagtaaaaattaggcaaactacattttttttaaaaaatcaatataaactttataaaaattattaacaatttaaaaaaaaaaataataatactataaattgtttttttttaaatcaatttaaatatttttaaaatcaatttaataaacttttttaaaacagaatcgCCTACCATCAATAACACAGTCATCTTCTATAGTGCAGCCATTTCCAATTACCGagtttgtaattttacaaCGATTTCCAATTTTTGTTCCACGCCCAATAAGTGAGCAGTCCAATACTTGGCTGTTTTTCCCAAGAGTACACGTGTTGTGGAGATATAAGTTATGCCGTAAGAGACTGTAATTCTCCAGAAAACCTGTGATTTATACACATAAGTTTTAAGTTAACCGGTTGAAGTTATTAAACAAGTATAAGCGCTAAACAAATTAAGGTTTAAAATgggatgttttaaaacaaattaagtaaaaggttttaaaagaggaagataaaaagaaacaaaacggAAGAAGTTAGATAAAAAcgtaagttttaataaaaaaaaagtttgccaTTGGAAAAGCtttctatattatttttgttatggTTGCACCACTGTTTCAATTCCTGGGGTGAGTCGAAATGCCTCATGCCCACAGTGCAAAACATATGCACTGTTTACATATGAGGTTGCGATAAGAATAAAGAGGTTTCTCCTCCCCCCTGTTGGGGTATGTGTCTTTGAATAACACACCTAACATCGGCGGTCAGTTATAAGTTGTTTAGATTTTCAGCAATACAAAATAGCTCttttgtggtaactcgtaagtagacacaaggtgtataaaatagaaaacttcAAAAggttattcatttatttctattctttgtgggtgaggtcccgcagcgtggcacgccatgggtcctaggtcaggatttgcccattacccaacacaCAGGGTGACCGCATAGACTTCACCAGTTTTTGAAGGGTGATACtcagtggtgcagccagggGGGGGAGTTTGGGGGGTCGTGActccccttttaaaccaaaaaaaaaaacctttttaaaaaaaaattaaaaaaacattatttttttgaaaaattttttgattaaaactaccccccttatttttttctggctgtgccaTTGGTGATACTGCATGGACcttactgtgttttttttagccTGCCGCTATTTATTCACTTACAATTAGTTTCCGATTTGCAGTTTTCAATTGGTTCATCTATGGTGATTTCAGGAACAAATGGATGAGTCCAGCGTGATAATATATCATGACTCACAACATCATATGAATGGAAGTTGTAAACCCTTGAACAGTATCGTGAATTTGCAACGTGAGCGTGAATTTGGTTGCCTAGGAACTAAAGGAAAAAAGGGTTAAAAATTTGAGAATTTTAGTTGGTAGTATTGAATTAAAATTGGGGTTataggccaatcctggcctaaatcctaggacccatggcgtgacAAGGTGCGGGACCTCACTCACACAGAATATAgagtataataaaataattttaaatatatgtgtCATAGTTGTGTTATGAGACTTTTAGCATGCAAAGTCAAAATTTGTTTGACTTTTTGACccaaaaaaggtaaatttctTGTGACTTTTGGTAATAGTTAAATTGAatatgagttttttttttcacaaaaaaaaattgagtagattttttaaaaaaacaacttctcAGAACAGGTCcctaaaatataatacactCGTAAGTGTTAagtaacaatatatacataatacatattacatacatatatagtatataacaCTTAGATACAAGGTTGCTAACAGGAACTAACCTCTTCATTAATTAGCACACCCTTGATAAGGTCATACTGGGTTTGATAATCAAAGTTGTCGGTAAACAACTGGGGTACTTGTGGGGAACAAACCCATATTCCTGTATCAGTAAGGTCGTATCTTAATTCCACTCTGCTCTTTGGGTCTTGTAGTATGTtctagaaacaaaataaaaaaaaacataatgaaaaaatgtaacttgttttatctaaaattaaagaatgaatgtaacttgctgcATGGCCAGAAaggacagtctttataacacaggtgttgatacacctcatggcagcttatgaattaccatgtatgttattttgtgggtgactatttttttggatttttttttgttttttttttttctgtttttaaacagttaataactatctatgggagtcgtgagtatagggttttataattctttgaatgttttttgttcactaccaaatggaacaggaaaataaaataaaaaggtggcCACCAACatgaataaacattttaaatgttttaaccaTGTCctcaaaacatttaaacaaaaaaatattaaaaccttaCAGAGATTCGCCTGTAGGAAATACACAGCCAATTTTCACTTCACTTACCAAGGGAAAATTAACTTTAGAAGATGCTTTGTTAAAACGGTGATAATGGAGAACTCTGTTGGAGGAGAGGTCTAATGCTACGGCAATGTTGTCTTCCGGAGTACGGGAGCGATGAGCTGGTGAGGAAGATCGGAGCACCAACGTCATCAGAGGagcatttttatctttttcacGTCGATTTCTGTAAGGTgcatacaatttaaaatggaGATTAGACAGGGATAGTTTTTGgggtaattttgtttttttggggcTGAGGGGACAATCCGGCGCCTATGTCAGTACGACATGGGTGTAACATTAAGGGTGCATGGATGATATGGCATATGTCacttaaacttttaaaacagaggTGACAtcacatgtttttaaaaatccagTTTCAAGTGTAAACCAGCTTTATTCTGCTGTTGTGTGCCTATATAACCACTTTGGCAAAAGTAGactgcattcaccacattaatcaatgNNNNNNNNNNNNNNNNNNNNNNNNNNNNNNNNNNNNNNNNNNNNNNNNNNTATgtctattctttgtgggtgaggtcccgcagcgtggcacgccatgggtcttAGGTCAGgatttgcccattacccaacacaCAGGGTGTCCGCATTAGACTTCACCAGTTTTTGAAGGGTGATACTCAGTGGTGCATCCAGGGGGGGGAGTTTGGGGGGTCGTGActccccttttaaaccaaaaaaaaaacctttttaaaaaaaaattaaaaaaacattatttttttgaaaaattttttgattaaaactacccccccccccttatttttttctggctgtgccaTTGGTGATACTGCATGGACcttactgtgttttttttagccTGCCGCTATTTATTCACTTACAATTAGTTTCCGATTTGCAGTTTTCAATTGGTTCATCTATGGTGATTTCAGGAACAAATGGATGAGTCCACCGTGATAATATATCATGACTCACAACATCATATGAATGGAAGTTGTAAACCCTTGAACAGTATCGTGAATTTGCAACGTGAGCGTGAATTTGGTTGCCTAGGAACTAAGGGAAAAACagggtaaaaaattaaagaattttagtaggtattattgtattaaaactggggtaatgggccaattctggcctaaatcctaggacccattgCATGCCatgctgcgggacctcactcACATAGAATATAGAGTTATTAgagtataataaaataattttaaatatatgtgtCATAGTTGTGTTATGAGACTTTTAGCATGCAAAGTCAAAATTTGTTTGACTTTTTGACccaaaaaaggtaaatttctTGTGACTTTTGGTAATAGTTAAATTGAATAtgagtttttctttttcacaaaaaaaaaattgagtagatttttaaaaaaaaaacaacttttcagAACAGGTCcctaaaatataatacactCGTAAGTGTTAagtaacaatatatacataatacatacatatatagtatataacaCTTAGATTGCTAACAGGAACTAACCTCTTCATTAATTAGCACACCCTTGATAAGGTCATACTGGGTTTGATAATCAAAGTTGTCGGTAAACAACTGGGGCACTTGTGGGGAACAAACCCATATTCCTGTATCAGTAAGATCGTATCTTAATTCCACTCTGCTCTTTGGGTCTTGTAGTATGTtctagaaacaaaataaaaaaaacataatgaaaaaatgtaacttgttttatctaaaattaaagaatgaatgtaacttgctgcATGGCCAGAAaggacagtctttataacacaggtgttctgtttcatacacctcatgccagcttcaagttaccatgtatgttacttactttgtggatgattattttttatgtgtggctgataatttggacaacctattaatgaccactgggttgaagcaatagctattaagtgtcttgcccaaggacacatacgcacacaatggtagcagcgaagagccttgaacccattatctctgggttacaggcagacgcgctaaccaactgtgcttcGGCACCAGACAAATAAtaccaaaaattaaatttgcttCTATAAAGTACTATAGGTGGAACATTGATTTGAGAGAGCATATTAGTATGGaaggttatatagtaggatggaggaagatgggacacctttagcatatgatatccaaatatcctgatcctgtttttaaacagttaataactatctatgggagtcgtgagtatagggttttataattcgttgaatgttttttgtttactaccaaatggaacagaaaaataaaagaaaaaggtgGCCACCAACatgaataaacattttaaaagttttaaccATGTCctcaaaacatttaaacaaaaaaatattaaaaccttaTAGAGATTAGCCTGTATGAAATACACAGCCAATTTTCACTTCACTTACCAAAGGAAAATTAACTTTAGAAGCTGCTTTGTTAAAACGATGATAATGGAGAACTCTGTTGGAGGAAAGGTCTAATGCTACGGCAATGTTGTCTTCCGGAGTACGGGAGCGATGAGCAGGTGAGGAAGATCGGAGCACCAATGTCATTAGAGGagaatttttatctttttcacGTCGATTTCTGTAAGGTgcatacaatttaaaatggagattaggcagggatagtttttggggtaattttgtttttttggggcTGATGGGACGATCCGGCGCCTATGTCAGTACGACATGGGTGTAACATTAAGGGTGCATGGATAATATGGCATATGTCactcaaacttttaaaacagaggTAACAtcacatgtttttaaaatcaagtttcaAGTGTAGACCAGCTTTATTCTGCTGTTGTGTGCCTATATAACCACTTTGGCAAAAGTAGactgcattcaccacattaatcaatgagctTCCTATTTTGGCTAACTTATGAGCTTAACTTGCATTTTTACAATGTCACATGGGATTtactaaacatttaaaaattgtgacaCCTATGTGAAtgataatgttaaaataatattaaacacatattatGGTCTGTTTAATccattttagaaaaatatatatattatatattgacactcaaatattttatctgtCATGACATTTTGCTGATTTGGCATATGGTTTACAGTTAGTGTcctaaacaaataacaacagtatatgagagttgtgaggatacttgtttactaccaaatgggacaagtcAAAACATCAGCATATAGACTTAAGAGTACCTTGTTTACGGTATGTGCAAATACTTACCTATGCTCTTCAAGTGCTAcagaaagttttaaattagaaacaatGTCCCCTGGAACAATTAAAAAGTCTGTTTCGAATAAATTCTTTTGGTCTACATCTCTTAAAACGTCACCAACAGATGTGAGATCCTGGGAGCTTACTATTGTAACTTTACATGGAGAAGACCTGTAGTTGAAAATACACTCAAAACCAATGGAATCCTTAGTCTTAGGTTACTATAAGTGTTATGAATCAATACaccggtattctgtttcataaacattGTGCCCAACTTAGTTTACCATATAGGTAGGCcctattattaaatatttaaaatgtacataatattcaaacttgAATAcatttttggaatttttaaaacagtgtgAAGTATATAggaaatacatatatatatttatttatattagaaatgtAGAGTTACGTGTTTGCCCATTTGCTCTGCAGAATGTATTGCTTAACTTGGTCCAAGCAGTGGCACGCATACACATAGATATGCTTCACACCACATATGGATAGAAACTCAAGCGTGTATGAGATGAGAGGTTGGTTGGCAACTGGAAACAGacactaaaaatacaaaaaggcTAGTGGTAATTATTGTACTTTTTAGAagttattgtatattatatatattcatttaggaattttttctaaatattttattagtgTTTCAATTAACCCCCTGGAAAAGTATGtcagaaattgtttttatctggaaacactgtaaaatgctcattaatttaaaatgagaTATACCAAAAAACGACAACATTTTCGGACAAAAGTTTTACTGGTCAGTAACTAAAGGGTTACTTAACAGCTCAAAACTGAAATAACAAATTACCCTCGGTCTGTTTTCAGTAACTGGGTAAAATCGTTTATTGAAGCTGTCTGCAAGAACCACCGCCTCGAGAATGTTTTCTTGCTTAATTCCGACTTCTTTTTTACGTTTACCGGACATACTTTAAATATAGCAGGTCGATTTACTAccaatatttgaaaattacgAGGTTTTTGGACcgatatttcaaaaaattgcataagagaaaattttaacatgCAATTGTGGTTTGTAGGGTATTACCCGTACAAGAAACCACctattttaatagaaatcttaGGCCCAACTTTTTCTAGTTTAAAAAGCAGGTATTGAAATGCATTTAGGGCCTTAAACggctttaattttattctgttacagctagtttaatttaaacttaaaaaaaaaacaatctttaaTTACCGCATTCATGATTTATCCACGgttgtaatgaatgtaacgcCTTATTATTAAGACTTCAACTGACGCCTGTTGCTGGTCACGTGTACACTGTACACTTCTTGCGTGTGTACAAAGTAGTATTCTAGTTCAACTTTAACCAATAGTAGTGTATTCTCAGAATTGCAGAGTTCTGTCTCAAATACTTACTGTAATTTAAGTTAACTAAATTTTGCAAATGTAAAATGAGCTCCGCTGGGGAATGGTGTCTTATCGAAAGCGACCCCGGAGTTTTTTCTGCCCTTATAAAAGACTTTGGCGTACTGGGAATACAAGTTGAAGAAATATGCAGTTTGGACTCTGACAGCTTTAAAGATTTAAAGCCAGTTCATGGCTTAATTTTCCTATTCAAATACGATCAAGATATGAAAACTGAGGGCACAATACTAGACCAGACAACACAGAGTGATATTTTCTTTGCCAAACAAGTAATAAGCAACGCCTGTGCTACTCAGGCCATCATAAATATACttctaaatacaaaacataaagatGTAGTGCTGGGCAGCACCCTTGAAGACTTCAGGAACTTCACACAGTGTTTTGATGCATCTATGCGGGGACTGGCTCTAAGCAATTCCAAAGTCATTCAGCAAGTTCACAACAGTTTTTCAAGGCAGCAAGTGTTTGAGTATGATGAAAAAGCTACGAAAAGTGAAGACAGCTATCATTTTGTGGGATATGTGCAAGTAAATGGCCGTGTTCTTGAACTAGATGGCTTGAAAAGTGGGCCAGTTGATCATGGTCCTGTAGAAGGGGATGATTGGATTGAAACAGTCAGGTAAATGCAATTTTCACTTCAGTAATCTTGTATCCTTATCGGTTTGCATTGTTAATTTGTCTATAATAGccgtcgttttgttgctaattccccctttttttgttatattagtTAAACTGATTTCATGCATGTCATGAAatcaattatttaaagaatctGGGTACACATAGTAAAATGTTAATTGATAAAATCGCTCCAATTAAAGTATAGCCCAATGAGAAGTGAGAACCCTGGTTTTCACAAAGATAGGCACCCACGTgtataactatttttaataatttatgccttgaaaattatttacagGCCAATTATTCAACGAAGAATCCAGCGGTACACTAGTGATGAAATACACTTTAACTTAATGGCAGTTGTGGGGGACAAAAAGATGATGCTGgaaaaaaagattgaaaaattAACTACTCTAATTGACGGGTACAATGACGCAATGGAAGAAGAAGGTATTTGGTTGttagttattttgtttatggAAATACTACCAACATGTCACTTAATTCAGACAAATATCCAAATAGGAACTTTGTATActtaaaatgtgtaaaactAAAGACAGTGGACAGAATTGAATTTAGTTTTAgttgaaattttaatataataattgaaaaatattaagcTAATTATGGGACATGGTTGGGCAAAAgtcaatgtaaaaaaaacagttgttttttcgGCGTCATAAAACACAGGCCAGAGGATATAGGTTCGTGGCACGGCACTGCAACTTTATGGGTAGTTTGTCCTCGGGAAAAACACCTACCGACAAATGATGCAACCCAGAGATCACTTACTGGTTATCTTACCtgtcaaccatacaaaaaaaaatcctaaactCCAAGTCTCTAATTTTCCTCAAACTTTTatgtggcaacttgtaagtgaATATGAGCATGGGAAACAGAACAAGCAAGTTATAACCGGCCTGCCATTTGAGAATAAGTTagttacatttgtttgtttttttcagaacAAAGAGTTCCTCTGGCAATTCTAATGGAAAGTTTAGAACAATGCAAATGCTTGCTGAATGATGAGACTCAAAAGCGCCAAAGAAACCAAGTTGAAAACATCAGAAGAAAACATAACTATCTCCCATTTATAATTGAAATGATTCGTATTTTGGCAGCAGAGGAAAAGCTGTTGCCATTGATAGAACATGCAAAAGAAAAAGTCAAGCCACAAAAATTAGctcaaaatttgtaaatgtgttatttgtcatttaaaaatgGTTACGAAAATATAAGATTATCAAAAgaaatatatgtgtgtgtttaaagggtcataccaacgaaaaaaattaaaattgtttatggatagagatgctcaaatgtgatatAAAGGTACCAACAAGTTTCAAAAACCAAACGGCATGCATAtaatcaaatatattaaagtctCTAATTCAAGAGGCCAGCGACCAGCATATTCATAATGCGGTTAACCGCAGCagagtttatatttaatgtcCGTATACGGACTTTGAAGCGAACTAACAATACAGCACCGACGCGTCTGTGCTTTATCTTAGTTGTTTCGACGGCTTGTCTCCGTAGTCCTCGTTAGTATAGTGGTGAGTATCCCCGCCTGTCACGCGGGAGACCGGGGTTCGATTCCCCGACGGGGAGcacattttgatattttaacttctgttaaatacttattttctttccattttgcttttgttaatGTTACATCAACTTTTTTGCGAGTTTAATATTATTC
It encodes:
- the LOC100186132 gene encoding translation initiation factor eIF-2B subunit epsilon-like isoform X1, encoding MSGKRKKEVGIKQENILEAVVLADSFNKRFYPVTENRPRCLFPVANQPLISYTLEFLSICGVKHIYVYACHCLDQVKQYILQSKWANTSSPCKVTIVSSQDLTSVGDVLRDVDQKNLFETDFLIVPGDIVSNLKLSVALEEHRNRREKDKNAPLMTLVLRSSSPAHRSRTPEDNIAVALDLSSNRVLHYHRFNKASSKVNFPLNILQDPKSRVELRYDLTDTGIWVCSPQVPQLFTDNFDYQTQYDLIKGVLINEEFLGNQIHAHVANSRYCSRVYNFHSYDVVSHDILSRWTHPFVPEITIDEPIENCKSETNCFLENYSLLRHNLYLHNTCTLGKNSQVLDCSLIGRGTKIGNRCKITNSVIGNGCTIEDDCVIDGSYIWDGVKIGCQSTITKSFICDSVQVYSGVMVNQGCVLCDSVHVGPKIDLESGTVVHLSSTTDDFDDGEPEEVKPYDIAQLGDQGKGYVWEKDNGSETGSDASLVLQMWGLSLQEHNKKLQDHLLDVDGSESETSSMDSADEDEQDPIMDDDLTTFQREVKESLCGGIEENIQSDNLVLEINSSKYAYNMSVKDVVQTVTKSLLEIATEKTANDPTQYFTNLKMILTHYVPLLLNYNKNGSSQLDCIYSLEGFALNSEATMNCLVKVLMFLYENDVLSEEVILHWNSNPRDNSGTFSPANVREKVKKFIEWLEEAEEEDSEED
- the LOC100175935 gene encoding ubiquitin carboxyl-terminal hydrolase isozyme L5-like: MSSAGEWCLIESDPGVFSALIKDFGVLGIQVEEICSLDSDSFKDLKPVHGLIFLFKYDQDMKTEGTILDQTTQSDIFFAKQVISNACATQAIINILLNTKHKDVVLGSTLEDFRNFTQCFDASMRGLALSNSKVIQQVHNSFSRQQVFEYDEKATKSEDSYHFVGYVQVNGRVLELDGLKSGPVDHGPVEGDDWIETVRPIIQRRIQRYTSDEIHFNLMAVVGDKKMMLEKKIEKLTTLIDGYNDAMEEEEQRVPLAILMESLEQCKCLLNDETQKRQRNQVENIRRKHNYLPFIIEMIRILAAEEKLLPLIEHAKEKVKPQKLAQNL
- the LOC100186132 gene encoding translation initiation factor eIF-2B subunit epsilon-like isoform X2, which encodes MSGKRKKEVGIKQENILEAVVLADSFNKRFYPVTENRPRCLFPVANQPLISYTLEFLSICGVKHIYVYACHCLDQVKQYILQSKWANTSSPCKVTIVSSQDLTSVGDVLRDVDQKNLFETDFLIVPGDIVSNLKLSVALEEHRNRREKDKNSPLMTLVLRSSSPAHRSRTPEDNIAVALDLSSNRVLHYHRFNKAASKVNFPLNILQDPKSRVELRYDLTDTGIWVCSPQVPQLFTDNFDYQTQYDLIKGVLINEEFLGNQIHAHVANSRYCSRVYNFHSYDVVSHDILSRWTHPFVPEITIDEPIENCKSETNCFLENYSLLRHNLYLHNTCTLGKNSQVLDCSLIGRGTKIGNRCKITNSVIGNGCTIEDDCVIDGSYIWDGVKIGCQSTITKSFICDSVQVYSGVMVNQGCVLCDSVHVGPKIDLESGTVVHLSSTTDDFDDGEPEEVKPYDIAQLGDQGKGYVWEKDNGSETGSDASLVLQMWGLSLQEHNKKLQDHLLDVDGSESETSSMDSADEDEQDPIMDDDLTTFQREVKESLCGGIEENIQSDNLVLEINSSKYAYNMSVKDVVQTVTKSLLEIATEKTANDPTQYFTNLKMILTHYVPLLLNYNKNGSSQLDCIYSLEGFALNSEATMNCLVKVLMFLYENDVLSEEVILHWNSNPRDNSGTFSPANVREKVKKFIEWLEEAEEEDSEED